The Xenopus laevis strain J_2021 chromosome 5L, Xenopus_laevis_v10.1, whole genome shotgun sequence genome has a segment encoding these proteins:
- the LOC108716451 gene encoding protein SPATA45 homolog, which yields MSQAQETLQEIYENRESWCMVERHPTQYFARAERRHFPHQFHSNLNLQPRQATESRSTWANITPKHREKRHFSGADKGHLV from the exons ATGTCTCAGGCACAGGAAACTCTGCAGGAGATCTATGAGAATCGGGAGTCGTGGTGCATGGTGGAGAGGCATCCTACCCAATACTTTGCCAGGGCAGAAAGAAGGCATTTTCCTCATCAGTTCCACAGCAACCTGAACCTACAGCCTCGACAAGCCACCGAATCCAGGAGCACGTGGGCAAACATCACCCCAAAACATCGGGAGAAGAGGCACTTCTCTGGTGCGG acAAAGGACACTTGGTGTAA
- the tatdn3.L gene encoding putative deoxyribonuclease tatdn3-A produces the protein MAVGYVDCHCHMTAEEFSQDTEEVIEESKENGIQALISVTEHGGEFEKLIYLSDRYPDYIMPCFGIHPIQSNGDGQRSVTIKDLEPVLAQFDKYKDSLVAIGEIGLDFTPWLAPTSEQREEQMKVFQMQLEMAKRMDLPVNVHSRSAGRQTVSFLKEQGAEKVLLHNFAGRPSAAQEGVQAGYFFSFPPAVIRNEQRKKLIKMIPLENICLETDSPSLGPKKEDRNVPSNIRLSCEYIASVKGLMPERVREVTTLNALRLFPKVSCKLQK, from the exons ATGGCTGTGGGCTATGTGGATTGTCATTGTCACATGACAGCTGAGGAGTTCTCCCAG GATACTGAGGAGGTAATTGAAGAGTCAAAAGAA AATGGAATCCAAGCGCTCATCTCAGTTACGGAGCATGGAGGAGAATTTGAGAAGCTTATTTATCTGTCAGACAG GTACCCTGATTACATTATGCCATGTTTTGGGATCCATCCAATTCAGAGCAATGGTGATGGGCAGCGCAGTGTGACAATAAAG GATCTGGAACCTGTCCTTGCGCAGTTTGACAAATACAAAGATAGCCTGGTGGCTATAGGAGAG ATTGGTTTGGACTTCACTCCTTGGCTCGCACCCACCTCTGAACAACGAGAGGAGCAGATGAAGGTTTTTCAGATGCAGCTGGAAATGGCAAAAAGAATGGACCTGCCTGT AAATGTCCATTCCCGCTCAGCTGGAAGGCAAACAGTCTCTTTCCTTAAGGAACAAG GTGCTGAGAAGGTTCTGCTCCATAATTTTGCTGGTCGGCCGTCTGCTGCCCAGGAAGGAGTGCAAGCTGGATACTTTTTCTCATTTCCCCCTGCTGTCATAAGAAATGAACAA AGAAAAAAGTTAATTAAGATGATCCCCTTGGAAAATATTTGCTTGGAAACAGATTCTCCATCTCTTGGACCCAAGAAAGAG GACCGCAATGTGCCATCCAACATACGCCTTTCCTGTGAGTACATTGCTTCTGTTAAAGGACTTATGCCAGAGAGAGTTCGGGAAGTGACGACGCTCAATGCCCTTCGACTTTTCCCAAAAGTTTCCTGTAAACTACAAAAATAA
- the tatdn3.L gene encoding putative deoxyribonuclease tatdn3-A isoform X1 produces MLGSGSGREQMAVGYVDCHCHMTAEEFSQNGIQALISVTEHGGEFEKLIYLSDRYPDYIMPCFGIHPIQSNGDGQRSVTIKDLEPVLAQFDKYKDSLVAIGEIGLDFTPWLAPTSEQREEQMKVFQMQLEMAKRMDLPVNVHSRSAGRQTVSFLKEQGAEKVLLHNFAGRPSAAQEGVQAGYFFSFPPAVIRNEQRKKLIKMIPLENICLETDSPSLGPKKEDRNVPSNIRLSCEYIASVKGLMPERVREVTTLNALRLFPKVSCKLQK; encoded by the exons ATGCTGGGAAGCGGAAGTGGCAGAGAGCAGATGGCTGTGGGCTATGTGGATTGTCATTGTCACATGACAGCTGAGGAGTTCTCCCAG AATGGAATCCAAGCGCTCATCTCAGTTACGGAGCATGGAGGAGAATTTGAGAAGCTTATTTATCTGTCAGACAG GTACCCTGATTACATTATGCCATGTTTTGGGATCCATCCAATTCAGAGCAATGGTGATGGGCAGCGCAGTGTGACAATAAAG GATCTGGAACCTGTCCTTGCGCAGTTTGACAAATACAAAGATAGCCTGGTGGCTATAGGAGAG ATTGGTTTGGACTTCACTCCTTGGCTCGCACCCACCTCTGAACAACGAGAGGAGCAGATGAAGGTTTTTCAGATGCAGCTGGAAATGGCAAAAAGAATGGACCTGCCTGT AAATGTCCATTCCCGCTCAGCTGGAAGGCAAACAGTCTCTTTCCTTAAGGAACAAG GTGCTGAGAAGGTTCTGCTCCATAATTTTGCTGGTCGGCCGTCTGCTGCCCAGGAAGGAGTGCAAGCTGGATACTTTTTCTCATTTCCCCCTGCTGTCATAAGAAATGAACAA AGAAAAAAGTTAATTAAGATGATCCCCTTGGAAAATATTTGCTTGGAAACAGATTCTCCATCTCTTGGACCCAAGAAAGAG GACCGCAATGTGCCATCCAACATACGCCTTTCCTGTGAGTACATTGCTTCTGTTAAAGGACTTATGCCAGAGAGAGTTCGGGAAGTGACGACGCTCAATGCCCTTCGACTTTTCCCAAAAGTTTCCTGTAAACTACAAAAATAA